One genomic region from Jiangella sp. DSM 45060 encodes:
- a CDS encoding acyl-CoA dehydrogenase family protein, which produces MFELSADHEEFRAVVRDFARERIAPYAAEWDRKHEFPVGVVRAMGELGLFGLTAPEEYGGAGAGLTSLCVAIEELGRVDQSMGITLEAAVGLGITPILAYGTDEQKARWLPDLVAGRALAAFGLTEPGAGSDAGATATRAVLDGDEWVIDGAKQFITNSGSELTSCVTITARTGERPDGSAEISTIIVPAGTPGFVVEPAYDKLGWHASDTHPLTFDGARVPVDHLLGERGQGFSQFLATLDDGRIAIAALAVGCIQAMLDASLGYAHERTSFGVPIGAKQAVAFQLADLHVMAQAARLLTYRAAALRDAGAPAEQVKQAAASAKLYATESAVTATRVATQVHGGYGFMEEYPVTRFYRDAKILEIGEGTSEIQRLVLARGLGLPVQA; this is translated from the coding sequence ATGTTCGAGCTGTCCGCGGACCACGAGGAGTTCCGTGCGGTCGTCCGCGACTTCGCTCGCGAGCGCATCGCACCGTACGCGGCCGAGTGGGACCGCAAGCACGAGTTCCCGGTCGGCGTCGTGCGGGCGATGGGCGAGCTCGGGCTGTTCGGTCTCACCGCCCCCGAGGAGTACGGCGGCGCGGGCGCCGGCCTCACCAGCCTGTGCGTCGCGATCGAGGAGCTCGGGCGGGTCGACCAGTCGATGGGCATCACGCTCGAGGCGGCCGTCGGTCTGGGCATCACCCCGATCCTGGCGTACGGCACCGACGAGCAGAAGGCCCGGTGGCTGCCCGACCTCGTCGCCGGGCGGGCGCTGGCCGCGTTCGGCCTCACCGAGCCCGGCGCCGGGTCCGACGCCGGCGCCACGGCCACCCGCGCGGTGCTCGACGGAGACGAGTGGGTCATCGACGGCGCCAAGCAGTTCATCACCAACTCCGGCAGCGAGCTGACCAGCTGCGTCACCATCACCGCACGCACCGGCGAGCGGCCCGACGGCAGCGCGGAGATCTCCACGATCATCGTCCCGGCGGGCACGCCCGGGTTCGTCGTCGAGCCCGCCTACGACAAGCTCGGCTGGCACGCGTCCGACACCCATCCGCTGACCTTCGACGGCGCCCGGGTGCCGGTCGATCACCTGCTCGGCGAGCGCGGCCAGGGGTTCAGCCAGTTCCTGGCCACGCTCGACGACGGCCGCATCGCCATCGCCGCGCTCGCCGTCGGCTGCATCCAGGCCATGCTCGACGCGTCGCTCGGCTACGCGCACGAGCGCACGTCGTTCGGCGTCCCGATCGGCGCCAAGCAGGCCGTCGCGTTCCAGCTCGCCGACCTCCACGTCATGGCGCAGGCCGCGCGGCTGCTGACCTACCGCGCCGCCGCACTGCGCGACGCCGGCGCCCCCGCCGAGCAGGTCAAGCAGGCGGCGGCGTCGGCCAAGCTGTACGCCACGGAGTCCGCCGTCACCGCCACCCGGGTCGCCACGCAGGTGCACGGCGGCTACGGGTTCATGGAGGAGTACCCGGTGACCCGGTTCTACCGCGACGCGAAGATCCTCGAGATCGGCGAGGGGACCAGCGAGATCCAGCGGCTCGTGCTGGCGCGCGGCCTGGGGCTGCCGGTTCAGGCATGA
- a CDS encoding acyl-CoA carboxylase subunit beta: MGHDHYAEVDAARKATEVPSDAGAAKLAQQGKLYVRDRIDLLFDAGTFVEDGQLANALSTGLPADGVVTGRGLVEGRPALVVANDPTVKAGSWGARTVEKIVRVTETALRDELPVFWFIDSAGARITDQVDLFPGRRGAGRIFHNQVALSGRVPQICCLFGPSAAGGAYIPSFCDIVVMVEGNASMYLGSPRMAEMVVGEKVTLEEMGGARMHATVSGCGDNLAADDAEAIEQAKAFFSYLPGSWRQPPPSYAAGGAVREFTRDLVPAEESVGYDIHDVIDAIIDEDSFFEVKPLFAAELVTGFGLLEGQPVGVVANQPAVKGGVLFTDSADKAARFIWLCDAFNVPLIYLADVPGFMIGSSVEREGIIRHGAKMITAVAEATVPTVSVIVRKAYGAGLYAMCGPGFGPDACLALPTAKIAVMGPEAAINAVYFNKIAAIEDEAERASYVAGLRLEYEADIDILRLASDLVIDAIVAPEELRGQLVARLAAAAGKDRRFTERRHGVPPV, encoded by the coding sequence ATGGGGCACGACCACTACGCCGAGGTCGACGCGGCCCGCAAGGCCACCGAGGTCCCGTCCGACGCCGGCGCCGCCAAGCTGGCCCAGCAGGGCAAGCTCTACGTCCGCGACCGCATCGACCTGCTGTTCGACGCCGGCACCTTCGTCGAGGACGGCCAGCTGGCCAACGCGCTGTCGACCGGCCTGCCCGCCGACGGCGTCGTCACCGGTCGCGGGCTGGTCGAGGGCCGCCCGGCGCTGGTCGTCGCGAACGACCCGACGGTCAAGGCCGGCTCGTGGGGCGCCCGCACCGTCGAGAAGATCGTCCGCGTCACCGAGACCGCGCTGCGCGACGAGCTGCCGGTGTTCTGGTTCATCGACTCCGCCGGCGCCCGCATCACCGACCAGGTCGACCTCTTCCCCGGCCGCCGCGGCGCCGGGCGCATCTTCCACAACCAGGTGGCGCTGTCCGGCCGGGTCCCGCAGATCTGCTGCCTGTTCGGGCCGAGCGCGGCCGGCGGCGCCTACATCCCGTCGTTCTGCGACATCGTCGTCATGGTCGAGGGCAACGCGTCGATGTACCTCGGCTCGCCGCGCATGGCCGAGATGGTCGTCGGCGAGAAGGTCACGCTCGAGGAGATGGGCGGCGCCCGCATGCACGCGACGGTGTCGGGCTGTGGCGACAACCTCGCCGCCGACGACGCCGAGGCGATCGAGCAGGCCAAGGCGTTCTTCTCCTACCTGCCCGGCTCGTGGCGGCAGCCGCCGCCGTCGTACGCCGCCGGCGGGGCCGTCCGCGAGTTCACCCGCGACCTCGTCCCGGCCGAGGAATCCGTCGGCTACGACATCCACGACGTCATCGACGCGATCATCGACGAAGACTCGTTCTTCGAGGTCAAGCCGCTGTTCGCGGCCGAGTTGGTGACCGGTTTCGGGCTGCTCGAGGGCCAGCCGGTCGGGGTGGTCGCGAACCAGCCCGCGGTCAAGGGCGGCGTGCTGTTCACCGACTCCGCCGACAAGGCCGCCCGGTTCATCTGGCTGTGCGACGCCTTCAACGTGCCGCTGATCTACCTGGCCGACGTCCCCGGCTTCATGATCGGCTCGTCGGTGGAGCGCGAGGGGATCATCCGGCACGGCGCCAAGATGATCACCGCGGTCGCCGAGGCCACCGTGCCGACGGTGTCGGTGATCGTGCGCAAGGCGTACGGCGCGGGGTTGTACGCGATGTGCGGGCCGGGGTTCGGGCCGGACGCCTGCCTCGCGCTGCCGACGGCGAAGATCGCGGTGATGGGCCCGGAGGCGGCGATCAACGCGGTGTACTTCAACAAGATCGCCGCCATCGAGGACGAGGCGGAGCGCGCCTCGTACGTCGCGGGGCTGCGGCTGGAGTACGAGGCCGACATCGACATCCTGCGGCTGGCGTCCGACCTCGTCATCGACGCCATCGTGGCCCCCGAGGAGCTACGCGGCCAGCTGGTGGCGCGGCTGGCGGCCGCGGCCGGCAAGGACCGCCGGTTCACCGAACGCCGCCATGGCGTGCCCCCGGTCTGA
- a CDS encoding nucleoside triphosphate pyrophosphatase — protein sequence MVRLLLASQSPARLATLRSAGIEPVVQVSGVDEDAVLAEARARGPVPPHDVPLLLGRAKAEQVAGKTFTGMVVLGCDSVLELDGEIHGKPDGPVDAVRRWQRMRGRSGVLHTGHWLIDLREPGDGGTGRAIGDTASTTVHFADLSDAEIRAYVATGEPLRVAGAFTIDGLGGPFVTAIDGDHHSVVGLSLPLLRTLLGRLGISITELWRTDPDHEPVRRRARRAATRD from the coding sequence GTGGTGCGCCTGCTGCTCGCTTCCCAGTCCCCCGCCCGGCTGGCCACCCTGCGCTCGGCCGGCATCGAACCCGTCGTCCAGGTCTCCGGCGTCGACGAGGACGCCGTGCTGGCCGAGGCCCGTGCGCGCGGCCCCGTCCCGCCGCACGACGTGCCGCTGCTGCTCGGTCGCGCCAAGGCCGAGCAGGTCGCCGGCAAGACGTTCACCGGCATGGTCGTGCTCGGCTGCGACTCCGTGCTCGAGCTCGACGGCGAGATCCACGGCAAGCCCGACGGCCCGGTCGACGCCGTGCGCCGCTGGCAGCGCATGCGCGGCCGGTCAGGCGTGCTGCACACCGGCCACTGGCTGATCGACCTGCGCGAACCCGGCGACGGCGGCACCGGCCGGGCCATCGGCGACACCGCCAGCACCACGGTCCACTTCGCCGACCTCTCCGACGCCGAGATCCGCGCCTACGTCGCCACCGGCGAGCCGCTGCGGGTGGCCGGCGCGTTCACCATCGACGGCCTCGGCGGCCCGTTCGTCACCGCCATCGACGGCGACCACCACTCTGTCGTGGGGCTGTCGCTGCCGCTGCTGCGCACCCTGCTGGGCCGGCTCGGCATCTCGATCACCGAGCTGTGGCGCACCGACCCCGACCACGAGCCGGTCCGCCGCCGCGCCCGCCGGGCCGCCACCCGCGACTGA
- a CDS encoding dicarboxylate/amino acid:cation symporter, translating to MSETATVGAPAPRRLRLPSFSVQVLLGLALGVVLGLVARELGPAADGNPNWLTSTLDTVGGLFVDLLRAAVIPLIFTAIVASIANLRNVTNAARLAGQTLLWFAITALIAVGIGIALGLILQPGEHTSVTQDQAAEPGRTGDWWAFLTSLVPTNFLALTANTSIDPESGAAATSLSFNVLQFVVVSAAIGIAALKLGEKAEPFLAFNRAALSIVQKVLWWIIRLAPIGTIGLLGYAVADYGWDAIGSLGRFTVAIYVGLALVLFVVYPILLRAHGLNPVKFFSGAWPAIQLGFVSRSSIGTLPVTEQVTERNLGVSRSYASFAVPFGSTTKMDGCAAIYPAIAAIFVAQFFGLDLSVSDYLLIVLVSVVGSAATAGTTGATVMLTLTLSTLGLPLAGVGLLLAVDPILDMGRTAVNVAGQALVPTIVAKREGLLDLEIYNSDRRGDVFADGGEERPAELATA from the coding sequence ATGTCCGAAACCGCGACCGTAGGCGCGCCCGCCCCCCGCCGGCTGCGTCTGCCCTCGTTCTCCGTCCAGGTCCTCCTCGGCCTGGCCCTGGGCGTCGTCCTCGGGTTGGTGGCCCGCGAGCTGGGCCCGGCCGCCGACGGCAACCCGAACTGGCTGACCAGCACCCTCGACACCGTCGGCGGGCTGTTCGTCGACCTGCTGCGGGCCGCCGTCATCCCGCTGATCTTCACCGCGATCGTCGCGAGCATCGCGAACCTGCGCAACGTCACCAACGCGGCCCGGCTGGCCGGTCAGACGCTGCTGTGGTTCGCGATCACCGCGTTGATCGCGGTCGGCATCGGCATCGCGCTCGGCCTGATCCTGCAGCCGGGCGAGCACACGTCCGTCACCCAGGACCAGGCGGCCGAGCCGGGCCGCACCGGCGACTGGTGGGCGTTCCTCACCAGCCTGGTGCCGACCAACTTCCTCGCCCTGACGGCGAACACGTCGATCGACCCGGAGAGCGGCGCCGCGGCGACGAGCCTGAGCTTCAACGTGCTGCAGTTCGTCGTCGTGTCGGCGGCCATCGGCATCGCCGCGCTGAAGCTGGGCGAGAAGGCCGAGCCGTTCCTGGCGTTCAACCGGGCGGCGCTGTCGATCGTGCAGAAGGTGCTCTGGTGGATCATCCGGCTGGCCCCGATCGGCACCATCGGCCTGCTCGGGTACGCCGTCGCCGACTACGGCTGGGACGCCATCGGCTCGCTCGGCCGGTTCACGGTGGCCATCTACGTCGGCCTGGCGCTCGTGCTGTTCGTCGTCTACCCGATCCTGCTGCGGGCGCACGGCCTGAACCCGGTCAAGTTCTTCTCCGGCGCCTGGCCGGCCATCCAGCTGGGCTTCGTGTCCCGCTCGTCGATCGGCACGCTGCCGGTGACGGAGCAGGTCACCGAGCGTAACCTCGGCGTCTCGCGGTCCTACGCGTCGTTCGCCGTGCCGTTCGGCTCGACGACGAAGATGGACGGTTGCGCCGCGATCTACCCGGCGATCGCCGCGATCTTCGTGGCGCAGTTCTTCGGCCTGGACCTCTCGGTGTCGGACTACCTGCTGATCGTGCTGGTCTCCGTCGTCGGCTCGGCCGCGACCGCCGGCACGACCGGCGCGACCGTCATGCTCACGCTGACGCTGTCGACGCTGGGGCTGCCGCTGGCCGGCGTGGGCCTGCTGCTCGCCGTCGACCCGATCCTCGACATGGGCCGCACGGCGGTCAACGTCGCCGGGCAGGCGCTGGTCCCGACCATCGTCGCCAAGCGCGAGGGCCTGCTGGACCTGGAGATCTACAACTCCGACCGGCGCGGCGACGTGTTCGCCGACGGCGGTGAGGAGCGGCCGGCCGAACTGGCGACGGCCTGA